In a single window of the Suttonella indologenes genome:
- a CDS encoding rhodanese-like domain-containing protein: MKHLLRNILIAAALPLLSLGAWAQAAVEQPAAAVSETAAAESADKAAVKAEGIWIDVRTAEEFAQGHLEDAVNIPVDQIAQAIEALSPDKDAPLHVYCRVGRRAEMARQLLLEKGYTNVTNHGGYEELVEKGLR, translated from the coding sequence ATGAAACATTTATTAAGAAATATCTTAATCGCAGCGGCATTGCCCTTATTGTCGCTCGGCGCTTGGGCGCAGGCGGCGGTCGAACAGCCTGCGGCGGCGGTTAGCGAAACAGCGGCTGCCGAATCGGCTGATAAAGCGGCGGTCAAAGCCGAAGGGATATGGATTGACGTGCGCACCGCAGAAGAGTTTGCCCAAGGACATTTGGAAGATGCCGTGAACATTCCCGTCGATCAGATTGCACAAGCCATCGAAGCCTTGAGCCCTGATAAAGACGCGCCTTTGCATGTGTATTGCCGTGTTGGACGCCGCGCGGAAATGGCAAGACAGCTGCTCTTAGAGAAAGGCTATACCAATGTTACTAATCATGGCGGCTATGAGGAATTGGTCGAGAAAGGTTTGCGCTGA